The nucleotide window AGCGACGCGTCGCCGCTAAATGGCAAAGCGCGAGGTTGCATTCCGCACAGACCAGATCACAGATGAGTGCGTGAGCGCCTATATTTGACCGTGCGGCGCAGCGGACGCCTCGCGATCATCTTTGCGACCGGAAAGTCTGACAGGTTGCTCGCATCACAGCGTGTGGCAGTAGCCGATTCTTCAGGCTGGAATCCAGGCGCGGGGAAAAACGTTGCCCAGAGCCAGTAAGGCATTGCAAATGTGTTCATCGGGACTACCTCGTTGAAATGTGGTCATGCGAAAAGGTGGCACACGCGTCGACTGGCCCCCACCTCCTGCGCATTTCCCGTTCCCGCACATTATTTCTTCGGCACTCCGTCCATGTCCTCCTTGCAGAGCCATATTGATCCCGCTACGGACCCTCCTATCACTAGCGGCCGTTAACCACGTCGGAGGGCGGCCAATCAATCGCAAGCGAGCGATTCGCTCCGGATCGTCGGGTACGGTGCACGGTACGCACCGCAGCACGTGTCCGCAACTGGAAAAGCTGCCGCGAAGGGTTGAAGGTTTGCGTATTTGACCGATTCGTACACGACGGCAAATCGCGAACGGCTGCTTGATTGCAGGTTTCGGTCGCTTGCATCGACCGGTTGAATCCGCAGTCGAACTGAGCCGGTCGTGTTGGACCGGGTCTGGCGAGTTCAAGGACGTTCTTGACCAATCACTCACCGAACTCCGCGTCACTGTTGCCTGGGGTCTGGGAGTTATTCAGCAGCTTGACCGCTCGCGCTCCATGCGCCAATGCGAGGCGTGCGAGCACCGCCTTACTTCTGCTCGCCGGTCGCTTCGAGGATCAGAACCGCCACTTCCGTCGGATGCGACAGCAGCGACACGTGGCTCGACTTAAGCTCGATCGTATGCGCGTGCATCCGGTTCGCCACGAAGCGTTGCAGATCGGGGTCGATGGTCCGATCGTCGGTTGACACCGCATACCAGGTCGGCTTGTCGTGCCACGCGGCGACGGTCGTCTTCGTCATCGTGATCGCCTTGCCAATCGGCGGCTGAACCGCGTAGTACATTTCGGCTTCAGCCGTCGGTAGATTGCCGGCGAAGTCTTTGACAAATGCCTGCTCGTCTTCAGGCAGCCATTGCATTTGGACAAGCGCAAACGGCTGATGTGGGGCGAGCCGGGAAGCTGACTTCGTGGGGAAGCACATCGTTCGATTCCCGTCATCGATGGAAGTGCGCCGATGAACGCAAGGGCCAAATTCCGGTCCCGGTCGAAACGGCGGCGGTCCGATCGCGGTGTAGTATCCCACCATGTCTACGCTATTGCGCGGCCTCGACGGCGCAGATTCGACGCATCCATGACGAGGACGGCAAGCTGGTCAAAGGCCTGAAAACTGGTCCAACGGTACCTAGGGTGGCGTCGGCCGTAACAGCGGCATCGATGGGAAAAACATCATGTCAATCGAGTGGAAGCGCCGCTTCAAGCTATTTATCCAGCGTTTCTGGCAGCCGACCAGCGCGTGCATGACCTGCATGCCGGGGAGCTGGGGCAACATCATTAGCCTTCCCCACTGGACGATTGCATTCCATACAGGGCTGCTCACCGGACTCCTGGCCGTACTGTTGACCTTCACGCCTGCCGCGAAACTCTACACGAATCGATACGGCAATGCGCTGGTCGTCGGATTACTGACAACCTTAGGCGACGCCTATTCGCACGTGGGTCACTACCGCATCCCCTATGTCGAGCACATCGTGACGGGTGTTATTTCAGGTCTCTTCACGCTGGCTGCGTCATATCTCTTTGAAGACCGCGCGCGGCGCCTTCGGGCGGTATGGGTTCGGGTTTTCAAATGACCTATCCGTGGACTTTCCGGCCCGCCTTGTCGAACAGAA belongs to Paraburkholderia aromaticivorans and includes:
- a CDS encoding alpha/beta hydrolase translates to MQWLPEDEQAFVKDFAGNLPTAEAEMYYAVQPPIGKAITMTKTTVAAWHDKPTWYAVSTDDRTIDPDLQRFVANRMHAHTIELKSSHVSLLSHPTEVAVLILEATGEQK